In Oryza sativa Japonica Group chromosome 2, ASM3414082v1, the following are encoded in one genomic region:
- the LOC4328995 gene encoding uncharacterized protein, producing the protein MAVSAVAARSRAIARAASSSLLARGLLPTSRRATCINRLPLVSGGLLSTLPLHSAVASARLRSAIAPESQSWGLVPQGNSMPL; encoded by the exons atggcggtctcagccgtcgccgcccgatctagggccatagcccgcgccgcctcctcctccctcctcgcccgcggcctcctccccacctcccgccgcgccaCCTGCATCAACAG GTTGCCTTTGGTGTCCGGGGGCCTCCTCTCCACGCTGCCGCTCCACAGCGCCGTCGCGTCGGCGCGGTTACGGTCCGCGATCGCGCCCGAGTCACAGAGCTGGGGTTTAGTCCCCCAAG GGAACTCCATGCCTTTATGA
- the LOC4328996 gene encoding protein FERTILITY RESTORER RF2, mitochondrial, with protein sequence MSTLVTCSLPGAVTTHASTRRFGGSQFQTSQASCISFKREVSAKAVLRSVRCNATQTQSAQRKSSTATVKRSDPKGKTQGPKLDDGSGGFPPFRFGKGGGGGGGGGGGSNYFGGFLLFTCVLLLDYLKEFEKNLIARRQRAGYDANNDMFQQ encoded by the exons ATGTCAACACTTGTCACGTGCTCACTGCCAGGGGCTGTAACCACTCATGCATCAACCAGGAGATTTGGAG GTTCACAATTTCAGACATCTCAAGCTAGCTGCATCTCATTTAAAAGGGAAGTGTCTGCTAAAGCAGTATTAAGA AGCGTAAGATGCAATGCCACTCAGACCCAAAGTGCTCAGCGGAAATCTTCAACTGCAACCGTCAAACGATCTGACCCCAAAG GAAAAACTCAGGGGCCAAAATTGGATGATGGGAGCGGTGGTTTTCCTCCATTCCGTTTCGGcaaaggtggtggtggcggcggaggtggtggaggtggcagCAACTACTTCGGTGGATTCCTTCTCTTCACTTGTGTGTTGCTCCTAGATTACCTGAAGGAGTTTGAGAAAAACCTGATTGCTCGAAGGCAACGCGCTGGATATGATGCAAACAATGATATGTTCCAACAATAA
- the LOC4328997 gene encoding peroxisomal fatty acid beta-oxidation multifunctional protein — MAGAIRVTMEVGADGVAVVTICNPPVNALHPIIIQGLKEKYAEAMDRDDVKAIVLTGAGGKFCGGFDINVFTEVHKTGNVSLMPDVSVELVSNLMEAGKKPSVAAIQGLALGGGLELTMGCHARISTPEAQLGLPELTLGIIPGFGGTQRLPRLVGLPKAIEMMLQSKFITAKEGKEGGLVDALCSPDELIKMSRLWALEIANYRKPWIRSLARTDRLGSLSEARSVLNSARQQAKKVAANLPQHQACLDVMEEGVLCGGHAGVLKEAKVFKELVLSPTSKALVHAFFAQRLTTKVPGVTDVQLKPRKIRKVAVIGGGLMGSGIATALLVSNTSVVLKEVNPQFLQRGQKMIAANLEGLVKRGSLTKDKMNKAMSLLKGALDYSDFKDVDMVIEAVIEKIPLKQSIFSDLEKVCPPHCILATNTSTIDLNVVGEKTNSQDRIIGAHFFSPAHIMPLLEIVRTEKTSPQAILDLITVGKMIKKVPVVVGNCTGFAVNRTFFPYTQGSHLLVSIGIDVFRIDRVISSFGMPMGPFQLQDLAGYGVALAVKDIYAAAFGTRNLDSNLVDLMVQNGRQGKSNGKGYYLYEKGGKPKPDPSVQVVIDEYRRCAKTMPGGKPVTLSDQDILEMIFFPVVNEACRVMDENVVIRASDLDIASILGMGFPKFRGGLVFWADTIGAPYIHSKLSKWTEIYGDFFKPSSYLEDRAKRSLPLSAPNATQQASSRSRM, encoded by the exons ATGGCGGGGGCGATCCGCGTCACCATGGAGGtgggcgccgacggcgtcgcggTCGTCACCATCTGCAACCCGCCCGTCAATGCGCTGCATCCCATCA TCATCCAGGGATTGAAGGAGAAGTACGCGGAGGCGATGGATCGCGACGACGTCAAGGCCATCGTGCTCACCG GTGCTGGAGGCAAATTTTGTGGAGGCTTTGATATCAATGTGTTCACAGAAGTTCACAAGACTG GAAATGTATCTCTTATGCCTGATGTATCTGTTGAGCTTGTGTCGAATTTGATGGAAG CGGGCAAAAAGCCTTCAGTTGCTGCCATTCAAGGCCTTGCTCTTGGTGGCGGTTTGGAGTTGACCATG GGTTGCCATGCTCGGATATCTACCCCTGAAGCTCAACTTGGACTACCAGAGTTGACTCTGGGCATAATTCCTGGATTTGGAG GAACCCAGCGTCTGCCAAGGCTTGTAGGTCTGCCCAAAGCAATAGAAATGATGCTG CAATCAAAGTTCATCACAGCAAAGGAAGGGAAAGAAGGTGGTCTTGTTGATGCCCTGTGCTCCCCTGATGAGTTGATAAAGATGTCACGCCTTTGGGCTCTGGAGATAGCTAATTACCGTAAACCTTGGATAAGATCTCTTGCCAGAACAGATAGGCTTGGTTCACTGTCTGAAGCTCGTTCTGTATTAAATAGTGCAAGACAGCAAGCGAAGAAGGTTGCAGCAAACTTGCCACAGCACCAGGCCTGCCTAGATGTTATGGAAGAAGGTGTACTATGTGGAGGCCATGCTGGTGTTCTGAAG GAGGCCAAGGTTTTCAAGGAGTTGGTGCTATCACCAACATCAAAGGCACTTGTACATGCTTTCTTTGCCCAGCGTTTAACCACAAAG GTGCCAGGTGTTACTGATGTTCAATTGAAACCTAGGAAAATAAGAAAAGTTGCTGTTATTGGTGGTGGTTTGATGGGCTCTGGAATTGCAACAGCTCTTCTTGTTAGCAATACATCCGTTGTGCTTAAGGAAGTAAATCCTCAATTCCTGCAAAGGGGACAGAAGATGATAGCAG CTAATCTTGAGGGTCTAGTCAAGAGGGGCTCATTGACAAAGGACAAGATGAACAAGGCCATGTCACTTCTCAAGGGTGCATTGGATTATTCTGATTTCAAGGATGTTGATATGGTCATCGAG GCTGTCATAGAGAAGATTCCTTTGAAACAATCAATATTTTCTGACCTTGAGAAAGTATGCCCACCCCACTGCATACTTGCAACAAACACATCTACCATCGATTTGAATGTTGTGGGCGAGAAGACAAATTCTCAAGATAGAATTATAGGGGCACATTTCTTTAG CCCTGCCCATATTATGCCTTTGCTTGAAATTGTCCGGACGGAGAAGACATCACCGCAAGCTATTCTTGATCTCATCACAGTTGGGAAAATGATAAAGAAAGTCCCTGTTGTGGTTGGGAACTGCACAGGCTTCGCAGTCAATCGTACATTTTTCCCTTACACACAGGGTTCTCATCTTCTAGTTAGTATTGGGATCGACGTTTTCAGAATTGATCGAGTAATAAGCAGCTTTGGCATGCCAATGGGACCTTTTCA ACTGCAAGATCTGGCTGGATATGGAGTGGCATTGGCAGTAAAGGATATCTATGCGGCTGCCTTTGGAACAAGGAATCTGGACTCTAATCTGGTGGATTTGATGGTACAGAATGGACGGCAGG GAAAGAGCAATGGTAAAGGTTATTACCTTTATGAGAAGGGTGGGAAGCCGAAGCCTGACCCAAGTGTTCAGGTTGTGATTGACGAGTACAGAAGATGTGCAAAGACAATGCCTGGTGGAAAG CCTGTTACTTTATCTGATCAAGATATATTGGAGATGATTTTCTTCCCAGTTGTTAATGAGGCATGCAGGGTCATGGATGAAAATGTTGTGATCCGAGCTTCTGATCTTGATATTGCTTCTATCCTTGGGATGGGTTTTCCCAAGTTCAG GGGTGGTCTTGTCTTTTGGGCTGACACTATTGGAGCACCTTATATACATTCAAAGCTTAGCAAGTGGACTGAAATTTATGGCGATTTCTTCAAACCATCATCCTATTTGGAAGATAGAGCTAAAAGAAGCCTACCATTG AGCGCACCAAACGCAACCCAGCAGGCTTCGTCGAGGTCACGCATGTGA
- the LOC9268112 gene encoding receptor-like protein EIX2 — protein sequence MMMMCAGGAAAIIFLTALSSAASALGVAAAAAAAACVPSERAALLAIKAGFTSDPDGRLASWGAAADCCRWDGVVCDNATGHVTELRLHNARADIDGGAGLGGEISRSLLGLPRLAYLDLSQNNLIGGDGVSPSPLPRFLGSLCDLRYLNLSFTGLAGEIPPQLGNLTRLRQLDLSSNVGGLYSGDISWLSGMSSLEYLDMSVVNLNASVGWAGVVSNLPSLRVLALSDCGLTAAPSPPARANLTRLQKLDLSTNVINTSSANSWFWDVPTLTYLDLSGNALSGVFPDALGNMTNLRVLNLQGNDMVGMIPATLQRLCGLQVVDLTVNSVNGDMAEFMRRLPRCVFGKLQVLQLSAVNMSGHLPKWIGEMSELTILDLSFNKLSGEIPLGIGSLSNLTRLFLHNNLLNGSLSEEHFADLVSLEWIDLSLNNLSMEIKPSWKPPCKLVYAYFPDVQMGPHFPAWIKHQPSIKYLDISNAGIVDELPPWFWKSYSDAVYLNISVNQISGVLPPSLKFMRSALAIYLGSNNLTGSVPLLPEKLLVLDLSRNSLSGPFPQEFGAPELVELDVSSNMISGIVPETLCRFPNLLHLDLSNNNLTGHLPRCRNISSDGLGLITLILYRNNFTGEFPVFLKHCKSMTFLDLAQNMFSGIVPEWIGRKLPSLTHLRMKSNRFSGSIPTQLTELPDLQFLDLADNRLSGSIPPSLANMTGMTQNHLPLALNPLTGYGASGNDRIVDSLPMVTKGQDRSYTSGVIYMVSLDLSDNVLDGSIPDELSSLTGLVNLNLSMNRLTGTIPRKIGALQKLESLDLSINVLSGEIPSSLSDLTSLSQLNLSYNNLSGRIPSGNQLQALANPAYIYIGNAGLCGPPLQKNCSSEKNRTSQPDLHEGKGLSDTMSFYLGLALGFVVGLWMVFCSLLFVKTWRIVYFQAINKAYDTLYVFIGVRWAKFRVDKTTTTSVPK from the coding sequence ATGATGATGATGTGCGcaggtggtgcggcggcgatcATCTTTCTGACGGCgctgtcgtcggcggcgtccgcgctcggtgtcgccgccgccgccgccgccgccgcctgcgtccCGAGCGAGCGGGCGGCGCTTCTCGCCATCAAAGCTGGCTTCACCAGCGACCCCGACGGCCGCCTCGCGTcgtggggcgccgccgccgactgctgCCGGTGGGACGGCGTCGTCTGCGACAACGCCACCGGCCACGTCACGGAGCTGAGGCTCCACAACGCGCGCGCCGacatcgacggcggcgccggcctcggCGGGGAGATCAGCCGTTCGCTGCTCGGCCTCCCGCGGCTCGCCTACCTCGACCTCAGCCAGAACAACctcatcggcggcgacggcgtgtcGCCGTCTCCTCTCCCGCGGTTCTTGGGCTCGCTCTGCGACCTCCGGTACCTCAACCTCTCCTTCACGGGGCTCGCCGGCGAGATACCGCCGCAGCTCGGCAACCTCACGAGGCTGCGGCAGCTCGACCTGAGCTCCAACGTCGGCGGGCTCTACTCCGGTGACATCTCGTGGCTGTCCGGCATGTCGTCGCTGGAGTACCTCGACATGAGCGTCGTCAACCTCAACGCCTCCGTCGGCTGGGCCGGCGTCGTCAGCAACCTCCCTTCCCTGCGAGTCCTCGCCTTGTCGGACTGCGGCctgacggcggcgccgtcgccgccagcaCGCGCGAACCTGACACGGCTGCAGAAGCTCGACCTGTCCACCAACGTCATCAACACGTCGTCGGCGAACTCGTGGTTCTGGGACGTGCCGACGCTGACGTACCTTGACCTGTCGGGAAACGCGCTGTCCGGTGTATTTCCTGACGCGCTCGGGAATATGACAAATCTCCGTGTGCTTAACCTTCAGGGAAATGACATGGTAGGCATGATCCCTGCAACCTTGCAGCGGCTGTGCGGCCTGCAGGTCGTCGACTTGACGGTGAACAGCGTCAATGGCGACATGGCGGAGTTCATGCGGCGGCTGCCGCGCTGCGTGTTCGGGAAGCTGCAGGTGCTGCAGCTGTCGGCGGTGAACATGTCTGGCCATCTACCCAAATGGATTGGGGAGATGTCTGAACTCACAATTCTTGATCTGTCTTTCAATAAGCTTTCAGGGGAGATACCGTTGGGGATTGGTAGTCTATCAAACCTGACAAGGTTGTTTCTGCATAACAATCTCCTGAATGGAAGCTTGTCTGAAGAGCATTTTGCTGATTTGGTGAGTCTGGAGTGGATAGATTTGTCTCTGAACAATCTGTCAATGGAGATCAAGCCAAGCTGGAAGCCTCCTTGCAAATTGGTCTATGCTTATTTTCCAGATGTTCAGATGGGTCCCCATTTCCCTGCATGGATCAAGCACCAGCCAAGCATCAAGTACCTTGATATCTCAAATGCAGGAATAGTGGATGAATTGCCACCATGGTTCTGGAAATCCTATTCAGATGCAGTCTACCTGAACATATCTGTAAATCAGATCAGTGGAGTGCTGCCACCTTCTCTGAAGTTCATGAGGTCTGCGCTCGCGATATATCTCGGATCGAACAACCTCACTGGCAGTGTGCCATTGTTGCCAGAGAAATTGCTTGTCCTGGATCTCTCCAGGAACTCCTTGTCAGGGCCATTTCCACAGGAATTTGGTGCCCCAGAGCTAGTTGAGCTAGATGTCTCCTCCAATATGATAAGTGGAATAGTGCCAGAGACTCTTTGCCGGTTTCCAAATTTGTTGCATCTGGATCTTTCAAATAACAATCTTACAGGACACCTCCCAAGGTGCAGGAACATATCATCAGATGGCCTTGGGCTCATCACTCTCATCTTGTACAGAAACAATTTTACCGGAGAATTTCCGGTGTTCTTGAAGCACTGCAAATCCATGACATTTCTTGATCTGGCTCAAAACATGTTTTCGGGGATCGTTCCTGAGTGGATTGGGAGGAAGTTGCCATCTTTGACACATCTGAGAATGAAATCAAACAGGTTCAGTGGTAGCATCCCAACTCAGCTAACAGAGCTTCCTGATCTGCAGTTCTTGGACCTTGCTGACAACAGGCTATCAGGCTCCATACCCCCTTCTCTAGCAAATATGACAGGAATGACACAGAATCACCTTCCTCTTGCTCTGAATCCTCTTACAGGCTACGGCGCATCAGGCAACGATCGGATCGTGGATAGTCTGCCAATGGTGACAAAGGGGCAAGATCGTAGCTACACCAGTGGAGTCATCTACATGGTGAGCCTTGATTTGTCTGACAATGTTCTTGATGGAAGTATCCCTGATGAGCTGTCATCTCTAACTGGGCTAGTCAACCTGAACCTGTCCATGAACCGTCTTACCGGGACAATTCCTCGGAAAATTGGAGCTTTACAAAAGCTGGAATCTCTCGACTTGTCGATTAACGTGCTTTCTGGTGAAATCCCTTCAAGTTTGTCAGATTTAACTTCATTGAGTCAACTGAACTTGTCCTACAATAATCTATCAGGAAGAATACCTTCAGGGAACCAGCTTCAGGCTCTTGCTAATCCAGCGTACATCTACATTGGCAATGCTGGACTTTGTGGCCCTCCTCTGCAAAAAAATTGTTCATCCGAAAAGAACAGAACTAGCCAGCCTGATCTTCACGAAGGCAAAGGTTTATCTGACACAATGTCGTTTTACCTTGGTCTTGCTTTGGGATTTGTTGTTGGGCTTTGGATGGTGTTCTGCAGCTTGCTGTTTGTGAAGACATGGAGGATTGTTTACTTTCAAGCTATCAACAAGGCATATGACACTCTGTATGTGTTTATCGGTGTCAGATGGGCAAAATTCAGGGTAGACAAAACAactactacatccgtcccaaaataa